A window of Ignavibacteriales bacterium genomic DNA:
TCTCAAGAGGTTCAGGAATTCGAACCCGTTCATTTCAGGCATGGAGTAATCGGTGAGAATGATACGCGGATGGCACCGCTTCGCGAGTTCAAGGGCTTCCTTTCCGTCGCACGCCTGGAGGATTTGCGATCCGGGGAATTGGCGTTTGAGATACCGTGAATGCAGCGCGCGTATCCCTTCGTCGTCATCAACAACTAATACGCTTTGCACGACATTCTCAATCATTTTTGGAAATCGAACGAGAAATGTTGTGCCTGTACCGACTTCGCTTTCCACTGTGATCGAGCCTGAGTGTTTCTTCACGATCTCATGGACAACGGACAGGCCGAGCCCGGTTCCCTCTTCGCCAGCCAATCCCTTCCGTGTGTATTTCTCTTCGATCTTGAACAACTTCTTGAAATCGTCCTTTGGGATGCCCGCTCCCGTATCTTTTACGGCGAGCAGCCACTGGTCATCGCTCGATTCATTCAAATCGATGCTGATAACGCCCCCCGCGGGTGTGAACTTCAGTGCGTTGCTGATCAGATTGCTGAACACCTGCATGATCATCATTTCGTCCCCTCTCGTCTTCATCTGAGGTGGAAGTGTCGATCGCAGGGTAATATCTTTCTTCTTTGCCGTTCCCAGATGGGAAGTGACGCTGATGGCGACGACGGCGGAAAGGTCGACATCTTTGGCTTCGAATTTGATCCGCCCGGTTTCGAGGCGTGACCAGTCGAGCAGCTTATTCAACAGCTCCAGCTGTTTCTTCGCGGAGTTTTCTATGTGGCCGAGAAATTCCTTGCGTTCGACATCGGACAGGAACTCGCCTTCGTTTTGCAGAATCTCGCAGAAGCCGAGAATGCTCGTAAACGGCGACCGTAGATCGTGCGAGAGGATCGAGAACAAGCGATCTTTCTGAGCGTTCAACTCCGCAAGAGTCTCCTGTGATGTCTTGAGAGCGGCGAGGTGCTCCTGCACCCGGGTTTCGAGGGCTCTTCGTTCCGTGATGTCCTCAAGAATGCCTTCAAACGCCACGACAACTCCCGCTGAGTCCTTGACGGCGCGTGAATGTTCCAACACAATCATAACAGTGCCGTCCCTTCGCTTGAGAGTGAGCTCAACGTTTGAACAGGACCCTTGCTCGGTAAGCTTCGCAGAATGGGCGTTTCGCAAGTCGGGATTGACATACAAATCAGCGAGGTTCAACGAGGCAAGTTCTTCGAGAGTGTCATACCCCAACATCATGAGAAGGGCTGAGTTTGCCGAGATGAGTTTGCCATCGACGGTACTCTGGAATATCCCCTGCACTGCATTGTTAAAGAGGTCGTGATATTTCCGCTCGCTTTCCTCAAGTGCCTTTTCCGCTTCTTTGCGATCGGTGATATCCCGGCTGATACCCACGAGGCCGATGACATTACCGTGAGCGTCTCTCATCGGCACCTTGGTGACCGAAAAGCAGGTCGGACGTCCTGACCGATCAACCAGGCGTTCTTCCTTCTCGAGGAAAGCGTTTCCAGAGCGGATCACCATCTGATCGTCCTCGAACATCCGTTCCGCCACATCGCGTGTGCGAAAATCAAAATCTGACTTGCCGACTACATCTGATTGTGAATGTGTGCCAAGGCCCTTGATATGTGCTTGATTGTTGATGATGAATCGGCTTTCGGAATCTTTCGCGAAGATGCGGTCAGGTAAGTTATCAATGACTGTGCGCAGCAATCCACGTTCGCGTTCCAGTTCCTGTTCCATCTGCTTTCGCTCTGTAATGTCATGAAAGATGCTGAGGTTATACGCTTCACCGTCGTGTCCTTCGATGAAAGAATTCGAGGTCTCGACATCTACGGTCGCTCCGCTAGCCAGGTTGACCTGACGGTTCATCAATGGCTCCACGCTTCTCTCATTGAATCTCTTGCAATAGCTCTCGAGTGAGCGCGAGCGGTCGGTCAACTGGTTGTACACGACCGTAAACAGCTTCCCGACGAGTTCGCCACGCTGCATCCCTACGAATCGGCAGTATGCATCGTTTACCGCCACGATCACGCCTTCCGAGTCTGTGACCCTCATGGCATCGGAGAAGTTTGTCCAGATTGATTCCATGAGCATCTGGAAATTGGGTCCGCTATGCAGATCCAAAGCCACTTGCTTCTCTTCTGGATTGGAGCGCCCCGATTGAGGTCGGAGGTAGGGAAGAACGTTGGAAGCGTAGATTGCCGTTGTCATGATCGTGCTCCTCTGTGTGGTCAGGCACAGAGAGCGCAAATGAAGTACCAAGAGAAACCGGCATATTTCAAGCGAAATGAGGCATGACGGCCCATCTGAAGATGTAGAAGTTACAATATCGAACTCCTCGGTTGTTTCAAACAGAGCAATGAGTCAAGGAAGATTCTCAGAAGCTTTGGCGCTCCAAAATCCATGCCGCTGACACGTGTACACGGCCTCTCACCCCCACCTCGTCATCGATTGTGCGATTGTAAATATTTCAGCGATTTGACTTCCCCGTTGTTCTTCTGCCTCGCGTCATGATTGTCTGCTTACCCGCTGTCATCCCGCCACTTGCAGAGGCCGGGCTTCTCCGCAGTTGCGGCCAGATGAGTCTGGCACTCACAATGCACTTCTCGCTGCAGCAAATCAAACAGCAAGATGGAGAAGACAATGTTCGGACGCTCAAGACATGGAAATCGATTCACAGCGGTGATTGCTCTATTACTGGCCCTCCAGATTCATGCTGCTCTCGCAGGCAACACACTGATCCCGAAAAGAACTTCGAACAATGTCATCTCGGTTGAGCTTACAAGCACCGATGCCATTGCGGGTTTCCAATTCTCGATCAATACCCGAGGTGGTGCCATGCTGCAGGCATACGAAGGAACTGACCGGTCCATCGCGGCAGGAATGGAATTCTATCAATACCTCAAGAACGATTCGACACTCAATGTTGTGATTCTGGCTCCGTATCGTTCGTCGTTGCCGACAGGTGAAGGCGCCGTCGGAAAAGTGTCTTTCACGCTCAGGACATTTTCAACGGCGGACACGGTTCGAGTGTTCTTGACTGGAGTGGTAATCTGCGATGCAAATGCCAAATATCTTGAGGTCTCTGCCGGGATGCTGGCCTGGAATAGGCAGGAAAGCAACGAAGTGAAACTCGCGACATTCGCACTCGAACAGAACTATCCGAACCCCTTCAATCCATCTACAACGATTTCCTACAAACTGGACACACCAGCAAATGTGCGACTGGTAATCTACGATGTCGCCGGGCGTTTGATCAACACACTTGTAAGCGAATACCAAACTGAGGGCCGGTATGCCGTGCAGTGGAATGCCGGCGCTGTCCGCGGCCCAATGCTTGCTTCGGGAATGTATTTTGCCCGATTGCAGGTCGATGGCCTGGTTGCGACGAAGAAGATGATTCTGGCCAAGTGAATTTGGAAGGATACCCCCTATGTCTATCCCGTGGAAACAAATTCGGTCGATTGTTCCTGATCATCCAACACCGGTGGCACTCGAAAGCATCTGTTCGGAATTGTCGCACACCGGACGGTTGTATCTGAGCAGAATAGCATCTGTGATTGATCAGGTCGCGCCGTCACCCGGACGGATTGTCCACCTGCACACGACGAAGCTGGCCATGCGGCTGAGCGGACTGCAGCCCGTGGTTTTCTCGGCCATTGACGCCACCACGTATTTGCAGGTTGCACAGGTGAATTTGGCGATGACGTCTGCGGCAGCGCTGTCCTTTGTAGAATATGTGGCACACAGCTTCCCATTCACGATTTCGGAAATCAGAACGCGGAAAGGGATGCCATTCCACAATCCCAATGATCATCGGCCGCATCGTGACTTCCCCGCATTGATAGGAGAGCAGGGCTATGCGCATTCGTTCGTCGAGAACCACTCGAGCGACGCCCTCTTCTCGATCACTTCAAAAATGCAATTCAGGGGCTCGTCCGCAGATCAGAACTTTCCTGCCTCGGCGTACGAGTTACAGAGAGATCTCAACCAATTTCTTTTCTTCCACAATAACTTCAGATTTGTGCCGTGGTTGGAAGGAAAGACACCTATACAGAAGCTCAAGACATTCAGGAACTTCCAGAACGTTCATTCATTCGGTCCGCCGGATGGATCTGCGGGCAAGCTGGCCCCTATCGCCATGAGATCGTCCGAATTCGTGGATGGTTGATACTGTCCTGATATTAACTCTAGAAAAGGCTACATTGAGACTGTTACCAAGGAGAATCACATGAATCCCATTCTTGTCATCGACGACGAAGAAATGTACCGAAGCATGATCAGCAGCGTTTTGCGCCAGTCCGGATATACTGTTTTGGAGGCGGGCGATGGTGAAAAGGGGCTCGAGATCGTGCAAAATCAACCGGTCGAACTCATTATTTCCGATGTGATGATGGACAATCTCGACGGATTCGGGTTCATCGAAAGAGTCCGGATGGATCCCGCCAACGCTACGATCCCCTTTATCTTCGTGACGGGACTTTCCGACAAGCAGACGATGCGAAAAGGTATGTCTCTCGGTGCTGATGACTTTCTTGTGAAGCCCTTCACGGGTGATGAGCTTCTGGCCGCTGTCGATTCGCGCTTGTCGAAGCGTAAGGAAAATACAGACGAGGCCGAGAGGAAGCTCTCGCAACTCCGGTCGAGCATCAGGCTTGCAATGCCTCACGAAATTCGGACTCCGCTCGCGAGCATCATCGGTTTCGCAGAGATCATTCGTGATGACGGGGACAAGCTCTCAGGAACCGAAATCGTTGAGTGTGGCAAGTTGCTGTACAAGTCGGGAAAAAGGCTGCAGAGGTTGCTGGAGAATTTCGTGATGTTTACGCAGATCGAAGTCATCGGCGCTGACGAGGAGAAGTTGGCATTCTTGAAATCCTCGCAGCTCCAGGAGACCGCGATGCTCATCCGTTGTACCAGTCGGAAAAAGGCAGAGCAGAACTGGCGCGTGGATGATCTTGAGCTCGACTTGTCGGAGAGCCAGGTGGCCGTCTCAGGAATGCACTTTGAGAAGATATTCGACGAACTGGTCGACAACGCTTTCAAATTTTCGCCTGCCGGGAGCAAAGTATCGGTCACGACGTCTGTCAAAGGGGACGATTTTGTTCTGAAAGTGAAGGACCGTGGACGTGGAATGACCGCCGACCAAATCACGAACCTGGGCG
This region includes:
- a CDS encoding T9SS type A sorting domain-containing protein translates to MFGRSRHGNRFTAVIALLLALQIHAALAGNTLIPKRTSNNVISVELTSTDAIAGFQFSINTRGGAMLQAYEGTDRSIAAGMEFYQYLKNDSTLNVVILAPYRSSLPTGEGAVGKVSFTLRTFSTADTVRVFLTGVVICDANAKYLEVSAGMLAWNRQESNEVKLATFALEQNYPNPFNPSTTISYKLDTPANVRLVIYDVAGRLINTLVSEYQTEGRYAVQWNAGAVRGPMLASGMYFARLQVDGLVATKKMILAK
- a CDS encoding hybrid sensor histidine kinase/response regulator, yielding MNPILVIDDEEMYRSMISSVLRQSGYTVLEAGDGEKGLEIVQNQPVELIISDVMMDNLDGFGFIERVRMDPANATIPFIFVTGLSDKQTMRKGMSLGADDFLVKPFTGDELLAAVDSRLSKRKENTDEAERKLSQLRSSIRLAMPHEIRTPLASIIGFAEIIRDDGDKLSGTEIVECGKLLYKSGKRLQRLLENFVMFTQIEVIGADEEKLAFLKSSQLQETAMLIRCTSRKKAEQNWRVDDLELDLSESQVAVSGMHFEKIFDELVDNAFKFSPAGSKVSVTTSVKGDDFVLKVKDRGRGMTADQITNLGAYVQFDRPAYEQQGSGLGLTIAKRLVELYGGRMEFENTSGQGLSVEVHLPVAGSQ
- a CDS encoding PAS domain S-box protein, yielding MTTAIYASNVLPYLRPQSGRSNPEEKQVALDLHSGPNFQMLMESIWTNFSDAMRVTDSEGVIVAVNDAYCRFVGMQRGELVGKLFTVVYNQLTDRSRSLESYCKRFNERSVEPLMNRQVNLASGATVDVETSNSFIEGHDGEAYNLSIFHDITERKQMEQELERERGLLRTVIDNLPDRIFAKDSESRFIINNQAHIKGLGTHSQSDVVGKSDFDFRTRDVAERMFEDDQMVIRSGNAFLEKEERLVDRSGRPTCFSVTKVPMRDAHGNVIGLVGISRDITDRKEAEKALEESERKYHDLFNNAVQGIFQSTVDGKLISANSALLMMLGYDTLEELASLNLADLYVNPDLRNAHSAKLTEQGSCSNVELTLKRRDGTVMIVLEHSRAVKDSAGVVVAFEGILEDITERRALETRVQEHLAALKTSQETLAELNAQKDRLFSILSHDLRSPFTSILGFCEILQNEGEFLSDVERKEFLGHIENSAKKQLELLNKLLDWSRLETGRIKFEAKDVDLSAVVAISVTSHLGTAKKKDITLRSTLPPQMKTRGDEMMIMQVFSNLISNALKFTPAGGVISIDLNESSDDQWLLAVKDTGAGIPKDDFKKLFKIEEKYTRKGLAGEEGTGLGLSVVHEIVKKHSGSITVESEVGTGTTFLVRFPKMIENVVQSVLVVDDDEGIRALHSRYLKRQFPGSQILQACDGKEALELAKRCHPRIILTDYSMPEMNGFEFLNLLRQDETTKDIPVFVITGKDSTASKEAMTLSGAAAVLTKPVSRLELQEAIEKVMADKL